The proteins below come from a single Ictalurus punctatus breed USDA103 chromosome 24, Coco_2.0, whole genome shotgun sequence genomic window:
- the LOC108256868 gene encoding olfactory receptor 52B2-like — MDFTNVTHLTLNGHVDLQTYRYFYFLITLTVYISIIVFNTVVIFVIFMNKHLHEPMYIFIAALLCNALFGATALYPKLLTDLLSEKQVSSYHGCLFQAFCVYTYAASEFMLLSAMAYDRYVSICKPLHYSNIVTMPTVRKLILIFIIYSYMRILAVCLKNSKDFRRKALQTCLPHLLIFINFSVNICFEIINNRLESNQIPHIITIILSVEYLLIPPLFNPIIYGLKLQEILKSIKRLISWKKRAEVYF, encoded by the exons atGGATTTTACTAATGTTACACATTTAACACTTAATGGACATGTGGATTTACAGACTTacagatatttttatttcttaattactCTCACAGTGTACATATCAATCATTGTATTTAATACTGTTGTAATTTTTGTCATATTCATGAACAAACATCTCCATGAGCCCATGTACATTTTCATTGCTGCTTTGCTTTGTAATGCTCTCTTTGGAGCGACTGCTCTTTATCCTAAACTGCTCACTGATTTACTTTCTGAAAAACAAGTCAGTTCTTACCACGGCtgtttatttcaggctttttgTGTTTATACATATGCTGCATCAGAATTCATGCTGCTATCAGCTATGGCCTATGACCGTTATGTGTCTATCTGTAAACCTTTACATTATTCAAATATTGTAACGATGCCCACTGTCAGAAAGCTCATAT TGATCTTCATAATCTACTCGTACATGAGGATACTCGCTGTGTGTTTAAAGAATTCGAAAGATTTCAGAAGAAAAGCTCTACAGACCTGTTTACCACATCTGCTCATTTTCATAAATTTTTCTGTCAACATTTGTTTTGAAATTATAAATAACAGACTAGAATCAAATCAAATTCCCCACATTATTACCATAATCCTGTCAGTTGAATATTTACTCATTCCTCCTTTATTCAATCCCATAATATATGGATTAAAACTGCAGGAGATTTTGAAAAGCATCAAGAGATTGATTTCATGGAAGAAGAGGGCTGAGGTTTATTTTTAG